The Geminocystis sp. NIES-3708 genomic sequence TCTGATTTTTGACTTTCGACCAAAAATTTTCAATGGGTGAAAAATCGGGAGAATATGGCGATAAATACACGAATGATGCTCTCACTTTTTCTATTTCCTCTCTGATTGTTTCTCCTAAATGAATTTTTGCATTATCCATAATTACACAAGCTCCCGCCCATAATTTTGCGATTAAACCTCTTACCACAAAAGCCTCAAAAGTTAATCCATCTACACAGCCATAAATATTTCTTGATGCAACTACTTCCTTTAAAGATATTGCCGTAACCATAGAAACATTGCGACCTCTTTTTTGAGGTTGTTCTCCTCTGATTCTATCTCCTATTTTTGCTCTGCCATAAAGGCGAACCATTGCCAAATTACTTCCTGATTCGTCCACAAAAACTAAGTTTTCTTGATTAATTTCTCTGACTGTATGCCAATATTCCCATCTTTTTTCTTGAACCCTCTCACTATGTTTTTCTGTAAGGTAGAGGGTTTTTTTTGACCGTATAGTCAAATTTACGACTGGTTCTATCAATAGTAGATGTACTGAGTTGAAGTCCAGTTTTTTCCTCAAATAATTCGGCTAATTCGGAGAGAGTAGCGTCATTATTTTCGTCAATAATTTGTAAAAATACAACAATTTGTTCTGAATTTATTTTCGGTGGTCTTCACCCAGAATAAAGGGGTTTAAGATCTCCAGTTTCTTGATATTGCTTGAGTATTTTTTGTACAAAACTTTTTGCCACGGCAAAATTTTGGGCTAATTGACGAATAGACAATTGTTGCTTTTCACGGGCGTGGATGATTTTTTGTCTTAAATCCAAAGAATAAGGACGCATTACATTAATGTTGATATGGTCTAAATTTCCCCTCACTTCTACCTCATCATTTTAATAAACGCTATATTATCGGTTTTAAGTAGAGATAAATTTGCGAAATATATCGAACCAAAAGAGATTAATGGATTATCGGAACGGATTAAAATAAATTGGCATTATGTCTCAATTATTCAAAAGGTTAATTTATGTCGGGATGAGAAAGATAATAAGTTTATTGATTTGGCTTTAAATGGTGGGGCTTCTCATCTTATTACTGGCGATAATGATTTATTAGTTTTAAATCCTATTCAAGATATTTCTATCCTTAAACCTCGTGATTTTTGGGATTTAATAAGTAGTAAATAAACTAGATTTTATTAACTAAAGTCGAGAAATTCCTCGTCAATGCCTTCAAGGGTGGTAAGGGTTTCTAGTAAAGATTTTTGCTTTATTGGTTCAAAAAATGCCTCTCTTAGTTTGCCTTTTAGTAGCCCTAGGGTGCGGGGAACTACTGCTTTATCTTCTAAGGCTTTACGGGTGGTTGTTGATTTTCTTGATTTATTTCTAAGCACATTTGATGGAATAATTCATAAATTTGAATTAGATTTTCTGAGAGAATTTGATGTAATTCTTGGATGATTTTATCAATTAGCATCATTTTATTTTATTACTAAGTTTTAATTGTTTAATTATCAATTTTAATTCTTATTTTGCCTGTCAATAGTTGTTGCATTAGTCCTTTTTTCTGCTTTGTGAATAGTTATTTTTGTTGTTCTAAGATGCTTATTTCTTTTTCTAAATTTTTCAGACAAGATGCTATTTTTTCTTGTTATTCTACGCAAGGTAATAGAACCATACACTTTCCTGTTTCTCCTAGATTAATTTTTTTGGAAAAAGCAACATGAATAGTTCTTTTATGTAACTTTTTTTAAAGTAAATGCTAGAAATAAAACAAGCTAAAAAAGCTGAATTTGTAAACTTATTTTCTTTGATTAGATCAAGACTTACATAAAAAGAGGCGCGAACATCCCAATCTATTAAGCGACAAGTTCCAATATCTCCAATTCGAGTCATTAAAATATCATTTCTCTTAATTGAAACTCTTTGTTGTTCATGTTTGAACACTTGCTCTGATATAAATTTTGTATTTTTGAAATCATTTGCTGTTAAATTTTCAACGCTATAAAATGGAACTCCTTATGTTCACATGATCTCAAAAGTAAAATGATTTTTCAGATCATTTTAATTCATATTTTAAATCAGCAATGCCAAAATTTGCTATATTAATCCTACAATCTAAAAAATTCTTTGCACCTTGAAAACTTCAATATCAGCTATTGTACTGTAAGAATTTCAGGAGTCGCTCTGTTTAACCTTTGATCGCCACTAGGCGTTATTTATGGTAAAAACTAGAGAAAGTTTGGTTACTAAGTTTCCAACTTTATTTTCTAGCTTCCAACTATATTATTTTTGGACAGCTACACCATCTAAAGGTTGTAACTGATTTGGATAAGTTAAAGAATACAATTAAAAGTTTGCCAGTAGGCAACTGGTTGAATAATATGAGACTCCATCTGCTTGATCGTTTGACGTTTGCGACTGCCCTTGAAATATTCTGGCAACACTAAATTGTTACTAAAATATTTCAAGAGAGGGACTAAGTCTAAATGTTCAATAAAACCAAGGTTAAAGTCTGCCACAAAAACTTCAGATAAGGAGATAGGAAAGCCCCCCATTTTCTTTTAAAATAGTAGTATAAGTCAAACTATCTTTAAAGACTAAAATTATGGCAACTATAAATGGTACAAATAGAAATATATTATTACCGAATTTATACTATACAGAAAAATTATTAGGCACAAATTCTAGTGATAACATATATGGCTTAAGAGGTGATGATCTCATTGAGGGTGCAAATGGTAATGATTCTCTTTACGGAGGACAAATCAGAAATCCAAATCCGTTATTAATATACATTGATGGTCGTGATACTATTTTTGGAGGAGTAGGAAATGATTATATTGACGGAGGAAAAGAAGATGAGTCTTTGCCCTATATCGATCCTACCACCAATACTGCCATCGCAACTCCATACTTAGATCCATTAACCAATGAAACAGTGGTTATCTATAATGGTGATTCCCTTTATGGCAATACAGGCAATGATCGTATTTTTGGGCGAGAGGGTTATGATTACTTACATGGTGGTCAAGATCATGATTATTTAGACGGTGGTATAGGTAATGATACTCTGATCGGAGGCATTGGTTCAGATATTTTAGTGGGCGGAGTTGGTAACGATTTTTTGGCTGGAGGTAATGGCGGAGTAGCCTCAGATGGTAGTATTGATTGGTTTGTCTATACTAATCCAAATGAAATCGGAGACAATATTGAAGATTTTACTAAAAGCCAAGACAAAATTGTTTTAAATGCTTCTTCTTTTGGATTAACGAAAAATAATTTAGTTAACGCCACAAAACCTTCTTCTTTTTCTCTAGCTACTCAGTCAGGTTTATTTACTAACACAACTACATTTCATAAACTAGCTTTGACTGAATATGAACAACGAATTGTTGGTATTGGAGTTGGAGATGATCCTGATCTTACTACAGCTTTAGCCAATGCTACTGCTAAAATTGTAGCTATTATTCCTAATGGTATTACTAGTGATGTGCTACCTGCATCTATTTATTATGATATAGATCCAACAGCAGGAACAAATTATCAACTATTAGCTACTTTCAATAATGGAAATACTCCTACTCAAAACTTAACCAATACGAATATATTTGATATTTTAATTTATTAGAGAAGTAAAAAAAATTATTGACGCATAAAAAACTGTCACAAAGGAATAAAAATATTATTAAAAATAGTTTTAAGCTAGAGAAGTAAAAGTTAAAAGCTAATCTAAGCGACAAAAGATGATTATCAAATCAGACATCAAACCTCATCTAAGCAACCATACAACAGAAATTACTTCTCATATTTCTCCTTGGCTAGTTAAATTAGCTTATCCTTTAGTCACGAGATTAATTTTTCCTTTTTTCTTCAAGAAAATTATTATCACAGGAAAAGAAAATGTACCAAAAGATGGTGCGGTAATCATTGCACCTACTCACCGCTCTCGTTGGGATGCTTTAATAGTACCTTACGCTACAGGTAAATTAGTCAGTGGCAGAAATCCTCATTTTATGGTGTCTGCTAACGAAATGAAAGGGCTTCAAGGGTGGATTGTGAGAAAAATGGGTGGATTTCCCGTCAATACTGATAAACCCGGTTTGGATAGTTTACGTCATAGCTTTGATTTATTATGTCAAGAACAAATGGTAGTGATTTTTCCTGAAGGCAATATTTTTCGCACAGATGAAGTGCAACCTTTAAAAAGAGGGATTGCAAAAATTGCCCTGGAAGTTGAAACTGTAAAACCAGAGATGAAGATAAAAATTTTGCCTATAAGTATTAAGTATAGTGAATCAATACCTCATAGAGGTTGCAATGTTGTCATTAGTATTGGTAAATGTTTGACGGTTAAAGATTATCAAAAAGAATCTAGTCGAAAAGATAGCATCGCATTGACGGCTAGTTTAACTGATTCCCTAGAGACGATGACGAAAATGATTGCCTGATTGACTATGATTTATGGTGATGAGATTGTAAAATAAATCTAAAAATTGATTAATAAGTATCCATAACCGTGCAAATTATTAACACCCAGGCAATTGATAAAGCATCAACCCATACTGCTATCAAACAAGCTCAAGATTATCTTTTCTCTTTACAAAAAAATGACGGTCATTGGTGTGCTTATTTAGAGTCTAATGTTACTATCACCGCCGAAGCTGTTTTACTTTATAAAATTTTGGGTGTTGATAATCAAAAGCCTTTACATAAAATTGAACATTATTTGCGATCGCAACAGCGTAGTCATGGAGGATGGGAGTTATATTACGGAGATGGAGGGGAGTTAAGCACATCCGTAGAAGCCTATATGGCATTAAGATTATTAGGAGTTAGTATCGATGATAGTGCATTAGTAAAGGCAAAAAAATTTATTTTAAGTAAAGGTGGTATAAGTAAAAGTCGTATTTTCACAAAATTTCACCTTGCATTGATTGGTTGTTATGATTGGCGTGGTGTGCCGTCAATTCCTCCATGGATTATGTTATTACCTAATAATCCTTTTTTTACCATTTATGAAATGTCAAGTTGGGCAAGAAGTAGCACAGTACCCTTATTAATTCTATTCGATAAAAAGCCTATTTTCCCCATTCAACCCAGAATAAAATTAAATGAATTATATAGCGAAGGCATTCATAACGTAAAATATGAGATGCCTAGTAATGGTGATTGGACTGATATATTTGGGCATTTAGACAATTTATTTAAACTAGCAGAAGACTGGAATATTGTACCCTTCAAAGAACAAAGTATTCAAGCGGCTGAAAAATGGATTATTGAAAGACAAGAAGTTACGGGAGATTGGGGAGGAATTTTCCCGCCCATTACTAACTCTCTTTTAGCTTTTAAAATACTTAACTATCACGTCAATGATCCTATTGTAGTACGAGGATTAGAAGCAGCGGAAAATTTTGCCATCGAAACTCATGATGATTATTTAGTACAATCTTGTATCTCTCCCGTATGGGATACAACTTGGAGTTTACGAGCCTTAGTAGAATCAGGAATTAGCCCTAATCATCCGCAATTAGTCAAAGGTGGTGAGTGGTTACTAAATAAGCAAATTCTTGATTATGGCGACTGGATTGTGAAAAATCCTCAAGGAAAACCAGGGGGGTGGGCATTTGAGTATGAAAATCGTTTTTATCCTGATATGGATGATTCGGCAGTAACTGTTATGACATTACATCAGCTAGAATTACCTCATGAAAATGAAAAAAAAGAAGCCATATTGCGTTGCTTACGATGGATTGAAACTATGCAATGTCAAAATAAAGGTTGGGCTGCCTTTGACATTAATAACGATGCGAATTGGTTAAATTTTCTTCCTTATGCTGACTTAAAAGCAATGATTGATCCTGCTACGGCGGACATCACTGCTAGAGTATTAGAAATGGTGGGAAGTTGTGACTTATCAATGAAAGGAGATAAAATTCAAAATGCAATTTCCTTTTTAATACATCAACAAGAAAAAGATGGTAGCTGGTTCGGACGTTGGGGGGTAAACTATATCTATGGCACATCAGGAGTTTTATCTGCCTTAGCCGTCATAGCCCCTCAAATTCATCAACTGGAAATAGAAAAAGGTATTAATTGGTTAATTAGTTGTCAAAATAATGATGGTGGTTGGGGAGAAACTTGTGAAAGTTATAAAAATCCATCTTTGAAAGGAAAAGGAGACTCGACACCGTCTCAAACAGCATGGGCATTAATTGGCTTATTAGATGGAGGAAATGCTCTTAATAAATTTGCAGAAAATAGTATTAATCAAGGGATAAAATATCTCTTATCTACCCAAAATGATAATGGTACATGGGAGGAAAAGCACTTTACAGGGACAGGATTTCCGGGAAATTTTTATATTAACTACCACTTATATCGTCATTATTTTCCTTTAATTGCTTTGGGTAAATATCGGAAGTTTTGTTACCAATAAGAATTTAAAAAAAAATTCAAAAAGAGGTAATTTTTAATAAAATTAATAAATATTTTGAAAACATTAATTAAAATTTTTGTCAGTTATTACTACTATCTCCTCTTTTCTGTTATTGACCATATAAATACAGAAATGATAAACTGAAAACAAATTAGTAATAGTAACATCGTAGATGTAATTACTTATACTGAAGCTCAAAAAAACTTTGCTAATGTAATGAATCAGGTGTGTGATAATCATGCACTAATTATCATTACTGGTCAATATCAAAAGCTAATACTGACAATGTCTCTAAATGAGTGCATAAAATTAATTGTACATTTTATTTTTCTCAAAGTTTTGGTAACAATGGGTTTAAACCAATTGCTTGTATATAATTAATTTTGCATAAATACTTATAAGATTATGGCTCAATTAAGATTATGGCTCAATGAAAGAAACATTATATTTATTAACCACCCCTAAAAATATCCAACGTCTGAACATAAAGCAGTAAAAGTTAGAGATAATATAAAATACCTCAAACTAAATTTAAAGCTGATAAGATAGATAATTATTAACTAAGTACATGAATTTACCGTCTTTTCTCTGGTTATGGAAAATTGCGGCATGGTCAATGGGATTAGCGATCACCTCTTATTTTATACTAGGTATATCGGGAATTTTATTGATTAAATATCGACAAGAAAAAAAACCACGCCCAAAATGGTTACGCCCGTTTCATTGGATTATAGGAATAATAATCGTTATCCTCGTGTTATTATTGCTATCTATTGGCTTAATCGGCACATTAGGGCATTATGGCAGTTTGGGGCATTCATGGCATTTAGGAGCGGGATTTATAGTGGTGACGTTAGTCTTGTCATCGGCGTGGAGTTCTAGTCAAATACATCCTTCTCGACTTTGGGCGAAAAAACTTCATATAAGCCTTAATATCGGCTTATTTTTCTCGTTACTTTTTGTTGGTTTAAGCGGTTGGAATGTGGTGCAAAAATACTTATAATAAATAATTAGGATGTGGTAAAAAAGTATAAGTGATGAGTAAAAATTAGAAGATAAGATAAATACTGATAAATGAAATAGATATTTTTTATTTACCAATACAAAAACGACTAAAAATTCTATCTAATACTGATTCTGTTACTTCTTCTCCTGTTATTTCTCCTAAAGCCTGAATAGCAATCCGTAAATCAATAGTCCAAAAATCAAGAGGAAGTTTATTTTTAATAGTTTCTTCTACTTGTATTAAAGCTAATTTTGCACGGGTTAAACTAGCCGCTTGACGTTGATTAATGGCAATATCTAAATCTTGAGCTATAGTTTCTCCTCGTTGAATTGATTTAATAATCATCTTTTCTAAGGCTTCTATTCCCTCATTAATAGCGACGGCAGTGTTTACTACTTGTTTAATTTTAGAAGGATATTTAACGGTTTCTAAAGTAGCAATATCTGTTTTATTGATCACTAAAATTAAGTTTAATTCTTGAATTTTTTGATAAATTTCTTCATCTTCTTGAGTCCATCCTACACTAGCATCTATAGTGAAAAGGATTAAATCTGCTTGTGATACGGCTTGAAGTGAACGCTCTACACCAATTTTTTCAACGGTATCTTCTGTTTCTCTAATTCCTGCGGTGTCTAATACTTGAATAGGGATACCTTCTACTACCAACTGAGATTCTACGACATCACGGGTAGTGCCGGGCAAATCAGTGACAATTGCTCGATCATTTTTACTCCAAGCATTCAAAAGGCTTGATTTACCTACGTTTGGACGACCGACAATAGCAACTTTGATTCCACTACGTAATAATTCTCCTTGATCTTTAGTTTCTAAAATATGTTTAACTTGAAGTAAATTATTGTGTAAATCTCCCTTAATTTGTTCTTCATTTAAAGGTGGCAAGTCGTCTTCAAAATCAATCCTTGCTTCAACTTCTGCTAAAATATCCAGTAAAGAATGACGCATTTGACGAATTGGTTGTGCTAATTTTCCTCGTAATCCAGCCAAAGCAATATGAGAGGCTTGAGGAGATTTTGCCCCAACAATTTCAGCAATACTTTCGGCTTGGGTTAAGTCAATTCTACCGTTTAAAAATGCTCTCAGGGTAAATTCTCCTGCATTAGCAAGTCTTGCACCATACTCTAAACATAACTCTAAAACTTGTTGCACGGGAATAATACCACCGTGGCAGTGAAATTCGATCACATCTTCACGAGTAAAAGAGCGAGGTGATAGCATTAATAAGACTAAAACTTCGTCAATAATTTGTTTTGTATTAGGATTTTGAATATAGCCATAAAGGATTTGATGAGATTGCCATGAAGGCTTACCTTGAGGCTGAAAAATTTTTTGAGTAATATCTAATGCCGTTACACCACTTAGTCTGACGATGCCTATACTACCCTGATTTGGCACAACTGCCGAGGCGATGGCAACAATCGTTTCTTGTTGAATTATATTTTTCACTATAGAGTTATTAAAGCAACGGAAAAGCAAAAGCTAATTGATTGAGGAAATACCATGAAATTGGATGAATAGTATTCACCCCTAGGGGTTTAATTGTTAATTGATTAATTGTCCATTGTTAATTGTTATCTAGCTTTGTTTTTTTAAGAATTTTTGTGCTTGATTGATAGCTAATGTACCAATATTATATACTGCCCAACCACCTGCTACTGCTAAAGGTAATACAACGATTAAGATTCTCCAGTCCAT encodes the following:
- a CDS encoding putative toxin-antitoxin system toxin component, PIN family yields the protein MLSVLSRDKFAKYIEPKEINGLSERIKINWHYVSIIQKVNLCRDEKDNKFIDLALNGGASHLITGDNDLLVLNPIQDISILKPRDFWDLISSK
- a CDS encoding calcium-binding protein; translation: MATINGTNRNILLPNLYYTEKLLGTNSSDNIYGLRGDDLIEGANGNDSLYGGQIRNPNPLLIYIDGRDTIFGGVGNDYIDGGKEDESLPYIDPTTNTAIATPYLDPLTNETVVIYNGDSLYGNTGNDRIFGREGYDYLHGGQDHDYLDGGIGNDTLIGGIGSDILVGGVGNDFLAGGNGGVASDGSIDWFVYTNPNEIGDNIEDFTKSQDKIVLNASSFGLTKNNLVNATKPSSFSLATQSGLFTNTTTFHKLALTEYEQRIVGIGVGDDPDLTTALANATAKIVAIIPNGITSDVLPASIYYDIDPTAGTNYQLLATFNNGNTPTQNLTNTNIFDILIY
- the mnmE gene encoding tRNA uridine-5-carboxymethylaminomethyl(34) synthesis GTPase MnmE; amino-acid sequence: MVKNIIQQETIVAIASAVVPNQGSIGIVRLSGVTALDITQKIFQPQGKPSWQSHQILYGYIQNPNTKQIIDEVLVLLMLSPRSFTREDVIEFHCHGGIIPVQQVLELCLEYGARLANAGEFTLRAFLNGRIDLTQAESIAEIVGAKSPQASHIALAGLRGKLAQPIRQMRHSLLDILAEVEARIDFEDDLPPLNEEQIKGDLHNNLLQVKHILETKDQGELLRSGIKVAIVGRPNVGKSSLLNAWSKNDRAIVTDLPGTTRDVVESQLVVEGIPIQVLDTAGIRETEDTVEKIGVERSLQAVSQADLILFTIDASVGWTQEDEEIYQKIQELNLILVINKTDIATLETVKYPSKIKQVVNTAVAINEGIEALEKMIIKSIQRGETIAQDLDIAINQRQAASLTRAKLALIQVEETIKNKLPLDFWTIDLRIAIQALGEITGEEVTESVLDRIFSRFCIGK
- a CDS encoding photosystem II protein Y, encoding MDWRILIVVLPLAVAGGWAVYNIGTLAINQAQKFLKKQS
- the shc gene encoding squalene--hopene cyclase — its product is MQIINTQAIDKASTHTAIKQAQDYLFSLQKNDGHWCAYLESNVTITAEAVLLYKILGVDNQKPLHKIEHYLRSQQRSHGGWELYYGDGGELSTSVEAYMALRLLGVSIDDSALVKAKKFILSKGGISKSRIFTKFHLALIGCYDWRGVPSIPPWIMLLPNNPFFTIYEMSSWARSSTVPLLILFDKKPIFPIQPRIKLNELYSEGIHNVKYEMPSNGDWTDIFGHLDNLFKLAEDWNIVPFKEQSIQAAEKWIIERQEVTGDWGGIFPPITNSLLAFKILNYHVNDPIVVRGLEAAENFAIETHDDYLVQSCISPVWDTTWSLRALVESGISPNHPQLVKGGEWLLNKQILDYGDWIVKNPQGKPGGWAFEYENRFYPDMDDSAVTVMTLHQLELPHENEKKEAILRCLRWIETMQCQNKGWAAFDINNDANWLNFLPYADLKAMIDPATADITARVLEMVGSCDLSMKGDKIQNAISFLIHQQEKDGSWFGRWGVNYIYGTSGVLSALAVIAPQIHQLEIEKGINWLISCQNNDGGWGETCESYKNPSLKGKGDSTPSQTAWALIGLLDGGNALNKFAENSINQGIKYLLSTQNDNGTWEEKHFTGTGFPGNFYINYHLYRHYFPLIALGKYRKFCYQ
- a CDS encoding 1-acyl-sn-glycerol-3-phosphate acyltransferase, whose amino-acid sequence is MIIKSDIKPHLSNHTTEITSHISPWLVKLAYPLVTRLIFPFFFKKIIITGKENVPKDGAVIIAPTHRSRWDALIVPYATGKLVSGRNPHFMVSANEMKGLQGWIVRKMGGFPVNTDKPGLDSLRHSFDLLCQEQMVVIFPEGNIFRTDEVQPLKRGIAKIALEVETVKPEMKIKILPISIKYSESIPHRGCNVVISIGKCLTVKDYQKESSRKDSIALTASLTDSLETMTKMIA
- a CDS encoding DUF4079 domain-containing protein; translation: MNLPSFLWLWKIAAWSMGLAITSYFILGISGILLIKYRQEKKPRPKWLRPFHWIIGIIIVILVLLLLSIGLIGTLGHYGSLGHSWHLGAGFIVVTLVLSSAWSSSQIHPSRLWAKKLHISLNIGLFFSLLFVGLSGWNVVQKYL